Part of the Bacillus cereus group sp. RP43 genome is shown below.
TAACTGGAACAGCTTACGGTATTTTTGCACCGTGGTTAGTAGGGGCATCAAATGTTATTTTAGGTGGACGCTTTAGTCCGGAAGCGTGGTATGAAGCGTTACAAGATTACGGTGTAACAGTTTGGTATAGCGCGCCAACAGCGTTCCGTATGTTAATGGGAGCTGGACAAGACGCAATTAAAAAATATGATTTATCACAAGTTCGTCACGTATTAAGCGTTGGTGAACCGTTAAATCCAGAAGTAATTCGCTGGGGTATGAATGCATTTGGACTTCGCATTCATGATACGTGGTGGATGACAGAAACAGGTGGACAAGTTATTTGTAACTATCCTTGTATGGAAATCCGTCCAGGTTCAATGGGGAAACCAATTCCAGGTGTGAAAGCAGCGATTGTTGATAATGAAGGAAATGAAGTGCCTCCATACACAATGGGGAACTTAGCAATTGGTAAAGGTTGGCCAGCTATGATGCGTGGAATCTGGAATAACCCACAAAAATATGATTCTTACTTCATGCCGGGAGATTGGTACGTATCAGGAGACTCTGCCTATATGGACGAAGATGGATACTTCTGGTTCCAAGGACGTATTGATGATGTAATTATGACATCAGGTGAGCGCGTTGGTCCGTTTGAAGTAGAAAGTAAATTAATCGAGCACGCTGCTGTAGCAGAAGCTGGTGTAATTGGCATTCCTGATCCAGTACGCGGTGAAATCATTAAAGCATTTATCGCGCTTCGCGTGGGATACGAACCGTCTGATGAATTAAAAGAAGAGATTCGTCAATTTGTGAAAAAAGGTCTAGCAGCTCATGCAGCGCCAAGACAAATTGAATTTAGAGATAAATTACCGAAAACGAGAAGTGGTAAAATTATGCGACGCGTATTAAAAGCGTGGGAATTAAATTTACCAACAGGCGATTTATCGACGATGGAAGATTAAGAGAGAAAGGTCTGAACGATGATACGTTCAGACCTTTCTTTTTTGTGATATTATAAACTTATATATACGTGTTGGGAGGGGAGAAGGAAATGAAAACAGAAAAAGAAAAGATGATCCAAGGGGAAATGTACATACCAGCTGATCCAGTTTTAGTACAAGAGAGGGAGCAAGCTCGTATATTAACAAGAAAGTTAAATGAAACATCAGAAGTGAAATTAGAAGAACGTAGTGCAATCGTAAAAGAATTATTCGGAACGACAGGAGATAATATTCATCTTGAATCTTCTTTTAGATGTGATTACGGTTATAACATTCACGTTGGCGAAAATTTTTACGCGAATTTTGATTGTACGATTTTAGACGTATGCCCGGTGACAATCGGAGTGAACTGTATGTTAGCTCCAGGTGTTCACATTTATACAGCGACGCACCCGCTTGATCCGATAGAACGCATAAGTGGATCAGAGTACGGAAAGCCAGTTACAATTGGCGATAATGTATGGATTGGCGGAAGAGCGATTATTAATCCGGGCGTAACAATCGGAGACAATGCTGTCATCGCATCTGGGGCTGTTGTAACGAAAGATGTGCCGGATAATGTAGTAGTTGGCGGGAATCCTGCAAAAATTATTAAAAAAATAAAATAATATTTGAACGAAGCGCCTTCCCCGTCTGTATACATTTATGAAAGAATAGATGAGGGAGGCTTTTATATGTCTAATAAGTTACTTCTTACTTTTGCTTTAATTGGAATTATAGTCGTATTTTCTTGTGGTCTGTTATTACCGATGCCGATTGGATTTAAAGTTTCAATGATTACAGTTGGAGTCATAATGATTGTTATGTTTTCAATCATTATTCCGTTTGATAGAAAACATATAGTACGGAAAAAAGGATATAAAATTGATTTTACAAAAACAAAAGTGTATTTTCGCTGGAATGTATTTGATACGATTTCGGCTTGTCTTGCAGTGTATGCATGCATATGCGTGCAAGCATTAAATATTTTAGTGTTAAGTGGTCATACAATACAAAACTCATATGTTCAATTTTTTACGCTTCAATCACAAGCGTGGATTATTGTCGCAAGTGTATATTTAATTTCCCGCATTTCGTTAACGTTAAAAGGAATAAAGGAGATCAAAAATCATGGCGCAGATTGGGATTGAGGAGGACCTCATGCTTGCGTACCAAAAGGGAGATAAGCAGGCTGGGGAAAAACTATACGTTTTAATTAAACCAGCGCTATATACATTTTTGTATCGCTTTAACCGAGATGAACAATTAAGTATCGACCTTGTGCAAGATACGTTTTTGACGTTAGAACGAAAGAAACATATGTATGAACCTGAAAAGGGTAAAATAAAAACGTATTTATTTCAAATCGGTTATCGTCTTATGATTAATAAATTAAATAGAAGAAAAAAGTGGAGGACGCTCTTACCATTTTTAGTACCAGTTCAGGAGGTAGAGTTTTCACAAGAAGACCGTCTTACTGTAAGGGACGCAATTTTGAAAGTTCCTGAAGAACAGCGAGCTGTCCTCATCCTTTTTTATTATCATGATATGCAGCAAAAAGAGATTGCAGAGGTACTGGATATTCCTGTTGGAACAGTGAAATCGAGACTTCATAACGGGATAAAGAAATTGAAACAATTGCTGGAGGTGGATGAAATTGAGCGAAAATCCTTTTAAGAATGAATATAAATTAAAGCAGCATTTAGATAGTGACCATGTAGAAATACCAGATTTTCCAAAAACGGTAAGTCGCTTCGATCGATTACTTGGATTTCTTGCTTCTCCGGCGAAAGATCCTGTGGAAGCGACGATTGGGAATGATTTATCGGTTTTGTTCCATGTATCGTTATTAGTTGGTGTTCCAGTTCTTTCTTTGCTGATAATACTATTATTAGTTTGAGTGAAAAACATACCGTATTTGAAAACGGTATGTTTTTTTGTTAGATCTAAAATTATTCCATTTATTATGGCGTTTTATGTTAATATATTAATGTTTAATGTGGAATAGAGGTGGGAAAAGTGAGACATTGTTCTAATTGTGGAAGAAAAATTCAAGATTACGATAATTATTGTAGCGGTTGTGGTCATTATTTAGAGAAAGTAAGAAAAGATGATTTCGTGACTGAAGTAGACAATAAAGAAAAATTACCTGTAAAGAGTAAGATGGCTATGTTATGGGAGCAAAAATTAGTAAAAAGAGGTTTGCTTGCTTTCTTAATTATCATTAGTAGTATTGTTCTTATTTATATGAATTCATCTCCGTTTAATACGATGAAAGGTTATTGGTATACGGAAAAATATCATAACTATATTCAAATTCGAGAAATAAACGATGAATATATTGAAATGGTCTTCTATGATAAAGGAAGAAAAGAAAAAGTTATTCAAGGAAA
Proteins encoded:
- the acsA gene encoding acetate--CoA ligase, with the protein product MKVETLPVIKGENNLPNYEEAYANFNWEEVNKNFTWNETGRVNMAYEAIDKHAKSDRKNKVALYYQDGSRKEKYTFKEMKDFSNKAGNVLKNYGDVEKGDRVFIFMPRSPELYFALLGAVKLGAIVGPLFEAFMEGAVRDRLEDSEAKVLITTPELLERIPLNDLPALKTVFLVGDNAEEGGKTVAFNPLFEQASKELHIEWLGREDGLILHYTSGSTGKPKGVLHAQNAMVQHYQTAKWVLDLKEDDVYWCTADPGWVTGTAYGIFAPWLVGASNVILGGRFSPEAWYEALQDYGVTVWYSAPTAFRMLMGAGQDAIKKYDLSQVRHVLSVGEPLNPEVIRWGMNAFGLRIHDTWWMTETGGQVICNYPCMEIRPGSMGKPIPGVKAAIVDNEGNEVPPYTMGNLAIGKGWPAMMRGIWNNPQKYDSYFMPGDWYVSGDSAYMDEDGYFWFQGRIDDVIMTSGERVGPFEVESKLIEHAAVAEAGVIGIPDPVRGEIIKAFIALRVGYEPSDELKEEIRQFVKKGLAAHAAPRQIEFRDKLPKTRSGKIMRRVLKAWELNLPTGDLSTMED
- a CDS encoding maltose acetyltransferase domain-containing protein; translated protein: MKTEKEKMIQGEMYIPADPVLVQEREQARILTRKLNETSEVKLEERSAIVKELFGTTGDNIHLESSFRCDYGYNIHVGENFYANFDCTILDVCPVTIGVNCMLAPGVHIYTATHPLDPIERISGSEYGKPVTIGDNVWIGGRAIINPGVTIGDNAVIASGAVVTKDVPDNVVVGGNPAKIIKKIK
- a CDS encoding RNA polymerase sigma factor codes for the protein MAQIGIEEDLMLAYQKGDKQAGEKLYVLIKPALYTFLYRFNRDEQLSIDLVQDTFLTLERKKHMYEPEKGKIKTYLFQIGYRLMINKLNRRKKWRTLLPFLVPVQEVEFSQEDRLTVRDAILKVPEEQRAVLILFYYHDMQQKEIAEVLDIPVGTVKSRLHNGIKKLKQLLEVDEIERKSF
- a CDS encoding zinc-ribbon domain-containing protein, producing the protein MGKVRHCSNCGRKIQDYDNYCSGCGHYLEKVRKDDFVTEVDNKEKLPVKSKMAMLWEQKLVKRGLLAFLIIISSIVLIYMNSSPFNTMKGYWYTEKYHNYIQIREINDEYIEMVFYDKGRKEKVIQGNVVNHKRDTVNFYVTDRGKNVMTTLELKDGMLYYFSPEDTASGRMEFTKGTKEEFNNFYNVKDFYNSN